In Candidatus Omnitrophota bacterium, the genomic stretch TCGGTAGAGGCGTCATTTATCACGATGATCTCGCTTTTTGGCACACCGCTAATCACCCCCCCCAGAGATTTTAAAAGCTCCGGGAGAGTCTCTCTTTCGTTAAAAACCGGTATTATAAAAGAAATCTCATCTATCATATTAAGCTCCTGAACAATAACCCTTGCGGGGCATTTCCCCTGCCCGATAATAATATATTTTTACGCCGCTAATGTCCACCGCGAGCGCGTCATTGGAAATCGTATGCGCCGTCAATAAAAACCCTGTGCCACAATTCCAGCATCAGGAGCGCCCAAAGGCGATAGCCATGCTGCCTCTTCCCGGAAAGATGTTCTTCAAAAAGTTTTTCGACCTCTTTAATATTGAAATAACCCCGTGAGACAGCCTTGCCGGACAGCACTATATCTATAAAATATTCCTTCCACTCATTCCTAAACCACTTGTCTATCGGAATCCCGAAACCCTGTTTACCTCTATTTATAATCGCATCGGGAAGGATATCTTCAAACGCGTCTTTCAATATCCTTTTTTGTTTCAATCCTCTTATTTTCCATGAGGAAGGGAGACTTGCCGCAAACTCAACAAGCCGGTAATCCAGAAAAGGCGAACGGGCTTCAAGAGAATTAGCCATAGACGCGACATCCATTTTTACCATGAGGCATTCCGGTAAATATGTCGTCATATCTGTATATAAGGCCCGGTCAAGTAAATCCGAAGCGGGCGCACTATCAAAAGTTTCTTCAAGATACCCGCACGCGTCATGCTCCATAGCAACCGCTTTCATTTCATCGGAGTAAATTTGAAATTTTGTTTCATTATCAAAAATACGGTGCCATATAAGATTCCGTCTGGCCGGCTTTTCTTTTAAAGCATTTAGAAATCTCTTCCCTCGTTTAAAAATATTAACGCGCCCTGCTCCTTCGGGGAGCATATTCACCATTGCTTTAAAAACTTTATCCGGGATCAGCTTAAAAGGAAAAGCTATTAACTCGGATTGTTTGAGCGCCAGATGACGCAGATAACCCCCGAAATTCTCATCGCCGCCGTCGCCGTTCAGAGCGACTGTTACATGCCTGCGGGTCTGGTTAGCCACATAATAGCTGGGAAGAGCCGAAGAATCCGCGAAAGGCTGATCATAATGCCAGACAAGTTTTTCAAGGATAGCCGTATCCTTAGGTTCAACAATAAATTCCGTATGATCGGTCTTAAAACGTTTTGCCACCGTATCAGCATATTTAAGTTCCGAAAAATCCTGCTCTTTAAAACCTATGGCGAATGTCTTGACCGGATAACTTGAAAGGGAGCTCATAATACCGACGACAACTGACGAATCTATGCCTCCGGAAAGAAACGCGCCCAGCGGCACATCCGATATCATCCTTATTTTTACCGCATCCTGAAGGATGTCTCTTATATTTTTTTTGGCTTCAGAGTAAGACAAGTTTGTTTTATTATGGTAATCCGGAGCCCAATACTTTTTACATTCCTGTTTAGCCGACGAGTCAATTGTAAGAAATGACGCGGGGGGGATACGGAAAACATTTTCAAAAATTGTCATCGGCGAAGGGATATACTGATAAGTCAGATAATAATGGATAGCTTTTAAATTGACCTTTTTTTCAAATTCCGGAACCGCAAGAAAAGATTTAATTTCAGAAGAAAAATAAAAAGATTCACCGATCTGCGTATAATACAGCGGCTTTTTCCCTGCCCGGTCCCGGGCAAGAAAAAGAAATTGTTTATTTGTATCCCAGATCGCAAAAGCAAACATACCGTTCAGCTTATTAATACAGTCGGTTCCATACTCTTCATACAGATGCGCCAGAACCTCGGTATCGCTTTTTGTTTTGAAAATATGTCCTTTCCGTATCAATTCCTCCTGTAAATTCTGGAAATTATATATTTCCCCATTACAGACTACCACTATGGATTTATCTTCATTAAAAATTGGTTGAGCGCCTGTTTCAAGATCAATTATACTGAGTCGCCTCATCCCAAGGCCAACTTCATGAGCTCTGGTCTTTGAACTTTGAACTTTGAACTTTGAACTAATGTAGTATCCCTCATCATCAGGCCCTCTATGTATAAGAAGTCGGTTCATTTTCTTCAAAACAGCGGCTTCAACCGCTTGGCCGTTAAAATTGACTATTCCGGTTATTCCGCACATACCTGTTCCTCTTTTTTGAAAACAAATTCGTTACAGCCGTATCCTTTCCTGCAGGTAATAACCTTTTTTTCACAAAAACCTCGGGATTTGAAAAATTGTATCACTTTTTCGGGAGAAGCAACTTCAAAAGGATATCCGCCTACCCAATCTATAACATCCCGCCAGGGATCCATACCGCGCGGAGATTGTTTGTAATTCTTCCATGTATAAAAAGGTTTCCCTTTTGATAAATCTTTGAAACAGGTTAAAAT encodes the following:
- the asnB gene encoding asparagine synthase (glutamine-hydrolyzing); amino-acid sequence: MCGITGIVNFNGQAVEAAVLKKMNRLLIHRGPDDEGYYISSKFKVQSSKTRAHEVGLGMRRLSIIDLETGAQPIFNEDKSIVVVCNGEIYNFQNLQEELIRKGHIFKTKSDTEVLAHLYEEYGTDCINKLNGMFAFAIWDTNKQFLFLARDRAGKKPLYYTQIGESFYFSSEIKSFLAVPEFEKKVNLKAIHYYLTYQYIPSPMTIFENVFRIPPASFLTIDSSAKQECKKYWAPDYHNKTNLSYSEAKKNIRDILQDAVKIRMISDVPLGAFLSGGIDSSVVVGIMSSLSSYPVKTFAIGFKEQDFSELKYADTVAKRFKTDHTEFIVEPKDTAILEKLVWHYDQPFADSSALPSYYVANQTRRHVTVALNGDGGDENFGGYLRHLALKQSELIAFPFKLIPDKVFKAMVNMLPEGAGRVNIFKRGKRFLNALKEKPARRNLIWHRIFDNETKFQIYSDEMKAVAMEHDACGYLEETFDSAPASDLLDRALYTDMTTYLPECLMVKMDVASMANSLEARSPFLDYRLVEFAASLPSSWKIRGLKQKRILKDAFEDILPDAIINRGKQGFGIPIDKWFRNEWKEYFIDIVLSGKAVSRGYFNIKEVEKLFEEHLSGKRQHGYRLWALLMLELWHRVFIDGAYDFQ